One window of the Chanodichthys erythropterus isolate Z2021 chromosome 2, ASM2448905v1, whole genome shotgun sequence genome contains the following:
- the rusc1 gene encoding uncharacterized protein rusc1 isoform X2: protein MHPSSRPSVPPRSRRFDNRRTEAKPSQGVKRDDKNMNTASPSPRRGTRGPPESSRLKGPGQGARAPVVQSKLVRPQKNGAHAIPAISKPKNGHTVSNLAPAVDPNCNEPSLPCLCCDGHSPQDSNSLFNHNHNNNNTVNIRQQMKLPPPPPSQKELAVPKQDIKEDECEPEVKQPHPIPVKEREEENGNVDEKEGGDLKNDVCSVNDSVDVNGNGNCDGDDDEDDDDEDDDTLVPSSCNCPESMLDFSLTSSTSSSSTSISSCSDLECDCPDTFSLSSQDQESTESCPSSCTLVSNCPTFQSNVLPMDLNLSARSPCSSDEGYPSAPCSPSSDYTESKVSEEEKCIKVDLLHFLDSIEELGKMDLFYRIVRLAHWELDGELIVRDRLDHQQKLQRVHKEVKLAYLVKLQEEGLDFDNEDITGVLDEMGNIDIPWNLYKSNKSSDSQEFSDAGVDLTAPSDLDETPASDSLASSPLDPPPRPPKPPMRHVSAHLESHTYENISGHTFSVSSTDDTTPFSIRVPAPTLPALSSSPPALKPPALPPPPSQPVPYFSLNTERPTLTSPTPPIPPPRRRHKARLEALRLAELEREKTPLSLPPPTSRPPPLPPPPAVSSPPAIPPPPSLPPPPSFHALDVEIRKLLALAGLTQAELLKLSPELGVCVDVVLENEQQPVSDVSQIGDISVNRTHKEDGVDKGLHSRLSEGTRFGKDRPTGVEELDTLREKDASKDEQKEANRTTSFTEMARRRKRNGGNCNHSCGCGFGSNVSLSPNSYYSTDLSNTKIPNVSFGSFDYSSMISDTPPPPPPRPLPPCPPIVSNPPELPPLKPCTLPANASRPDRFDWLIAFTPETESPPLEIRKLSNDGTLQKVSTSGLKVTTFKELRNRSKQSSTPAPIQPEPDPTVITPDPDFLYNLKWRREKNDGDGWEYTSQAQASFLQPPPTPASLSLFREMCRLNIQDDCPAEPKVSQQISCSVSEGSLRTICDERDKAVHTKKMEVEDEVEVRGTADGAWTLESRTTAVRSFSFAGSEQKNKAWMGDDVRTSLSAEGLSSACLQEKKTLVNSVSVAVEAILAQFSSSRTVVQKTLSGDSSVNPSLGRLVLQCLCPALRSLLCDGLKPHQSDLIAGRRPNSPWGLVQASTKPGPSTQALHNLQTKVAGLPQLKQSRHRFNAFLFGLLNVKLLDYWLSHLQSCSDVLETYYRPASFMRLSLTSCQPLFEELLLLLQPLSLLTFNLDLLFQHHHLDPSSPTLTPASHTSDIYSPPNEDFSFHLSPKGIFQGSGHNLGSVFEQDHGSLGLDTNPNSGLTSHVLDVSAYRNPISLSSSITKEEANPPLSWFNGNEISAPLNAGSLSQQAGQALQQGWGAVMRLGERLGQNFGLTTNTEDVKGPNSPDDFKTGFSLNPKSPAENRQQTREDLSLWDSGAAVPWGLGRLFGASKSPNNPPISRRPSQWLSPGASVLSRIVNLGQGSPPEKKELQRSKDKEEDENEKINETRDQPKPLRVVRTLCDHTGTGAELSFRKGEELVLLGGVDHDWIRCRQGHNEGLVPIGYASLIM, encoded by the exons ATGCACCCCTCCTCTCGTCCCTCTGTGCCCCCGCGTTCCCGCAGGTTTGACAATAGACGCACAGAGGCAAAACCAAGCCAAGGGGTTAAGAGAGATGACAAAAATATGAACACAGCGTCTCCATCCCCTCGTCGTGGCACTCGGGGACCACCTGAGTCTTCCAGGTTAAAAGGCCCTGGTCAAGGTGCACGAGCCCCAGTGGTTCAGTCCAAACTGGTGCGGCCACAGAAGAATGGTGCTCACGCAATACCAGCAATCTCAAAACCAAAAAATGGACACACTGTATCAAACCTGGCCCCAGCAGTGGATCCAAACTGCAATGAGCCCAGCCTACCTTGTCTGTGTTGTGATGGCCATTCTCCTCAGGATAGCAACAGCCTTTTTAATCACAACcataacaacaataatactGTAAACATCAGGCAACAAATGAAGCTACCGCCGCCGCCACCTTCTCAGAAGGAATTGGCTGTTCCAAAACAAGACATCAAAGAAGACGAGTGTGAGCCAGAAGTAAAGCAACCTCATCCCATCCCAGTAAAGGAGAGAGAAGAGGAAAATGGCAATGTGGATGAAAAAGAGGGTGGTGACCTCAAAAATGATGTCTGCAGTGTAAATGACAGTGTTGATGTGAATGGCAACGGCAATTGCGATGGTGACGATGACGAAGATGATGACGATGAAGATGATGATACTCTTGTCCCTTCTTCCTGCAATTGCCCAGAATCCATGCTAGATTTTTCCCTCACATCTTCTACCTCATCTTCGTCCACATCCATTAGCAGCTGCTCAGATCTGGAGTGTGACTGCCCTGATACATTTTCATTGTCATCACAGGACCAAGAGTCCACTGAAAGCTGTCCATCTTCTTGTACTTTGGTCTCCAATTGCCCTACCTTTCAGTCCAATGTCTTACCAATGGATCTCAACCTTTCTGCAAGATCGCCTTGCTCTTCTGATGAAGGCTATCCCTCTGCCCCTTGCTCTCCTTCTTCTGACTACACAGAGAGCAAGGTatcagaagaagaaaaatgtaTCAAAGTGGATCTCCTCCATTTTTTAGACTCCATAGAAGAGTTGGGCAAAATGGATCTGTTCTACCGCATTGTTAGGCTGGCACATTGGGAACTGGATGGTGAGCTGATTGTCAGAGATAGATTGGATCACCAGCAGAAGCTTCAGAGGGTCCACAAAGAGGTGAAGTTGGCATATCTTGTGAAACTTCAGGAGGAAGGGTTAGACTTTGACAATGAGGATATCACTGGAGTTTTGGATGAAATGGGCAACATTGATATTCCATGGAATTTGTATAAAAGCAACAAATCAAGTGACTCCCAGGAATTTTCTGATGCAGGGGTAGATCTGACAGCTCCTTCTGACCTTGATGAAACCCCTGCCTCTGATTCACTTGCTTCATCACCATTGGATCCTCCTCCCCGGCCCCCAAAGCCTCCAATGAGGCATGTGAGTGCTCACCTAGAATCACACACTTATGAGAACATAAGTGGACATACCTTCTCAGTCTCATCCACTGACGACACTACTCCTTTCTCTATAAGAGTCCCTGCTCCTACCTTGCCTGCATTGTCATCCTCACCCCCAGCCTTAAAACCTCCtgcccttcctcctcctccatcACAGCCTGTGCCCTACTTCTCCCTAAATACAGAAAGACCTACTCTCACTTCCCCCACCCCACCCATCCCTCCCCCAAGAAGACGTCATAAAGCCCGTCTAGAGGCTCTAAGGCTTGCTGAGCTTGAAAGAGAAAAGACTCCTCTGTCCCTTCCACCACCAACGTCCAGACCTCCTCCATTGCCACCTCCACCTGCAGTGTCCTCGCCTCCGGCTATTCCACCTCCACCATCACTCCCACCCCCTCCATCTTTTCATGCTCTGGATGTGGAAATCAGAAAGTTGCTTGCACTAGCTGGCCTCACCCAAGCTGAATTGCTTAAACTTAGTCCCGAGTTGGGTGTCTGCGTAGATGTAGTCCTGGAAAATGAGCAACAGCCAGTGTCTGATGTCTCTCAGATTGGAGATATCAGTGTAAACAGAACACACAAGGAAGATGGTGTAGATAAGGGGTTGCATTCCAGATTGAGTGAAGGAACCAGATTTGGGAAAGACAGGCCTACAGGTGTAGAGGAATTAGATACTCTCCGTGAAAAGGACGCTTCTAAAGATGAACAGAAAGAAGCAAACAGGACAACATCCTTCACAGAAATGGCAAGACGACGTAAGAGAAATGGTGGAAACTGTAATCATAGCTGCGGTTGTGGTTTTGGATCCAATGTTAGCCTGTCTCCCAACTCATATTACAGCACTGATCTTAGCAATACAAAAATCCCAAATGTTAGCTTTGGGAGTTTTGATTATTCTTCTATGATTTCAGACACCCCTCCTCCACCACCTCCACGACCATTGCCCCCTTGTCCACCAATTGTGTCCAATCCTCCTGAACTTCCCCCTCTTAAGCCATGTACTCTACCTGCCAATGCATCTCGCCCAGATAGATTTGACTGGCTGATAGCCTTCACCCCAGAAACAGAGTCGCCACCTCTTGAGATCCGAAAATTGTCCAATGATGGCACATTGCAAAAAGTCTCAACTTCAGGCTTAAAAGTGACAACCTTTAAAGAATTACGCAACAGAAGCAAACAGAGCTCCACACCAGCTCCTATTCAACCAGAACCCGATCCAACTGTCATCACCCCAGACCCTGATTTCCTGTACAACCTAAAATGGAGACGAGAGAAGAATGATGGGGATGGCTGGGAATATACTTCTCAAGCACAAGCCTCTTTTCTTCAGCCGCCACCCACTCCTGCCTCATTGTCCCTTTTTAGGGAAATGTGCCGCCTGAATATACAAGATGATTGCCCTGCAGAACCCAAAGTGTCCCAACAAATTAGCTGTTCAGTAAGCGAAGGCAGCCTTAGGACTATTTGTGATGAAAGAGATAAAGCTGTTCACACCAAAAAGATGGAAGTCGAAGATGAAGTGGAAGTTAGGGGAACGGCAGATGGAGCATGGACTTTGGAATCCAGGACAACAG CTGTCCGCAGCTTCTCATTTGCCGGCTCTGAGCAGAAGAACAAGGCCTGGATGGGAGATGATGTGAGAACTTCACTGAGTGCTGAAGGGCTGTCTTCTGCATGCCTGCAAGAAAAGAAAA CTCTTGTCAATTCAGTCAGTGTGGCAGTGGAGGCCATTTTGGCTCAGTTCAGTTCGTCCAGGACTGTTGTACAGAAG ACTCTTTCTGGAGACAGCAGTGTAAATCCCTCTCTGGGTCGTCTGGTACTGCAGTGCCTTTGCCCAGCCCTGCGCAGCCTTCTCTGTGATGGACTCAAGCCCCACCAGAGTGACCTCATTGCAGGCAGAAGGCCTAATTCACCCTGGGGATTGGTTCAGGCCTCCACCAAACCAG GTCCGAGCACACAGGCTTTGCACAACCTCCAGACTAAAGTAGCGGGGCTTCCCCAGCTTAAGCAGAGCAGACACAGGTTCAACGCCTTCCTGTTTGGCCTTCTCAA TGTCAAGCTTCTGGATTACTGGCTTTCACATCTGCAGTCCTGCAGTG ATGTGTTGGAGACATATTATCGCCCCGCTTCCTTCATGCGTCTGTCACTCACTTCTTGCCAGCCTCTTTTTGAGGAGCTTCTCCTCCTACTGCAGCCTCTCTCTCTTCTGACCTTTAACCTCGACCTGCTATTTCAGCATCACCACCTTGACCCCTCGTCCCCAACTCTCACCCCAGCCAGTCACACATCTGATATATATAGCCCGCCAAATGAAGACTTCAGCTTCCACTTGTCACCCAAGGGGATTTTCCAAGGAAGTGGCCATAATCTTGGAAGCGTGTTTGAGCAAGACCATGGCAGTTTGGGTTTAGACACCAACCCTAATTCAGGTCTCACAAGTCATGTTCTTGATGTGTCAGCCTATCGCAATCCAATTTCGCTGTCATCAAGCATCACCAAGGAGGAAGCCAATCCGCCATTGTCATGGTTTAACGGGAATGAGATCTCGGCACCTCTTAATGCCGGAAGCCTTTCCCAGCAGGCAGGCCAGGCTCTTCAGCAAGGGTGGGGGGCAGTGATGCGTTTGGGGGAACGTTTAGGGCAGAACTTTGGTTTGACCACTAACACAGAGGATGTTAAAGGTCCTAACTCACCAGATGACTTCAAGACAGGCTTCTCACTGAACCCAAAAAGTCCAGCTGAAAACAGGCAACAAACAAGAGAGGATCTTTCCTTGTGGGATAGTGGAGCAGCTGTTCCCTGGGGTCTGGGACGGCTCTTTGGAGCTTCTAAGAGCCCCAACAACCCACCAATAAGCAg GCGTCCATCTCAGTGGCTCTCCCCTGGCGCATCTGTCCTTTCTCGCATAGTGAATCTTGGCCAGGGTTCTCCGCCTGAAAAGAAAGAGCTCCAGAGAAGCAAAGATAAGGAAGAAGATGAAAACGAAAAGATTAATGAAACAAGAGATCAGCCAAAGCCCCTGAG GGTGGTCAGAACTCTGTGTGATCACACAGGCACTGGAGCCGAGCTGAGCTTCAGGAAGGGGGAGGAACTTGTTCTGTTGGGAGGTGTGGACCACGACTGGATTCGATGTCGTCAAGGTCACAATGAGGGCCTTGTTCCCATTGGTTATGCTTCACTTATCATGTGA
- the rusc1 gene encoding uncharacterized protein rusc1 isoform X1 — protein sequence MHPSSRPSVPPRSRRFDNRRTEAKPSQGVKRDDKNMNTASPSPRRGTRGPPESSRLKGPGQGARAPVVQSKLVRPQKNGAHAIPAISKPKNGHTVSNLAPAVDPNCNEPSLPCLCCDGHSPQDSNSLFNHNHNNNNTVNIRQQMKLPPPPPSQKELAVPKQDIKEDECEPEVKQPHPIPVKEREEENGNVDEKEGGDLKNDVCSVNDSVDVNGNGNCDGDDDEDDDDEDDDTLVPSSCNCPESMLDFSLTSSTSSSSTSISSCSDLECDCPDTFSLSSQDQESTESCPSSCTLVSNCPTFQSNVLPMDLNLSARSPCSSDEGYPSAPCSPSSDYTESKVSEEEKCIKVDLLHFLDSIEELGKMDLFYRIVRLAHWELDGELIVRDRLDHQQKLQRVHKEVKLAYLVKLQEEGLDFDNEDITGVLDEMGNIDIPWNLYKSNKSSDSQEFSDAGVDLTAPSDLDETPASDSLASSPLDPPPRPPKPPMRHVSAHLESHTYENISGHTFSVSSTDDTTPFSIRVPAPTLPALSSSPPALKPPALPPPPSQPVPYFSLNTERPTLTSPTPPIPPPRRRHKARLEALRLAELEREKTPLSLPPPTSRPPPLPPPPAVSSPPAIPPPPSLPPPPSFHALDVEIRKLLALAGLTQAELLKLSPELGVCVDVVLENEQQPVSDVSQIGDISVNRTHKEDGVDKGLHSRLSEGTRFGKDRPTGVEELDTLREKDASKDEQKEANRTTSFTEMARRRKRNGGNCNHSCGCGFGSNVSLSPNSYYSTDLSNTKIPNVSFGSFDYSSMISDTPPPPPPRPLPPCPPIVSNPPELPPLKPCTLPANASRPDRFDWLIAFTPETESPPLEIRKLSNDGTLQKVSTSGLKVTTFKELRNRSKQSSTPAPIQPEPDPTVITPDPDFLYNLKWRREKNDGDGWEYTSQAQASFLQPPPTPASLSLFREMCRLNIQDDCPAEPKVSQQISCSVSEGSLRTICDERDKAVHTKKMEVEDEVEVRGTADGAWTLESRTTAVRSFSFAGSEQKNKAWMGDDVRTSLSAEGLSSACLQEKKTLVNSVSVAVEAILAQFSSSRTVVQKFYSVNKTLSGDSSVNPSLGRLVLQCLCPALRSLLCDGLKPHQSDLIAGRRPNSPWGLVQASTKPGPSTQALHNLQTKVAGLPQLKQSRHRFNAFLFGLLNVKLLDYWLSHLQSCSDVLETYYRPASFMRLSLTSCQPLFEELLLLLQPLSLLTFNLDLLFQHHHLDPSSPTLTPASHTSDIYSPPNEDFSFHLSPKGIFQGSGHNLGSVFEQDHGSLGLDTNPNSGLTSHVLDVSAYRNPISLSSSITKEEANPPLSWFNGNEISAPLNAGSLSQQAGQALQQGWGAVMRLGERLGQNFGLTTNTEDVKGPNSPDDFKTGFSLNPKSPAENRQQTREDLSLWDSGAAVPWGLGRLFGASKSPNNPPISRRPSQWLSPGASVLSRIVNLGQGSPPEKKELQRSKDKEEDENEKINETRDQPKPLRVVRTLCDHTGTGAELSFRKGEELVLLGGVDHDWIRCRQGHNEGLVPIGYASLIM from the exons ATGCACCCCTCCTCTCGTCCCTCTGTGCCCCCGCGTTCCCGCAGGTTTGACAATAGACGCACAGAGGCAAAACCAAGCCAAGGGGTTAAGAGAGATGACAAAAATATGAACACAGCGTCTCCATCCCCTCGTCGTGGCACTCGGGGACCACCTGAGTCTTCCAGGTTAAAAGGCCCTGGTCAAGGTGCACGAGCCCCAGTGGTTCAGTCCAAACTGGTGCGGCCACAGAAGAATGGTGCTCACGCAATACCAGCAATCTCAAAACCAAAAAATGGACACACTGTATCAAACCTGGCCCCAGCAGTGGATCCAAACTGCAATGAGCCCAGCCTACCTTGTCTGTGTTGTGATGGCCATTCTCCTCAGGATAGCAACAGCCTTTTTAATCACAACcataacaacaataatactGTAAACATCAGGCAACAAATGAAGCTACCGCCGCCGCCACCTTCTCAGAAGGAATTGGCTGTTCCAAAACAAGACATCAAAGAAGACGAGTGTGAGCCAGAAGTAAAGCAACCTCATCCCATCCCAGTAAAGGAGAGAGAAGAGGAAAATGGCAATGTGGATGAAAAAGAGGGTGGTGACCTCAAAAATGATGTCTGCAGTGTAAATGACAGTGTTGATGTGAATGGCAACGGCAATTGCGATGGTGACGATGACGAAGATGATGACGATGAAGATGATGATACTCTTGTCCCTTCTTCCTGCAATTGCCCAGAATCCATGCTAGATTTTTCCCTCACATCTTCTACCTCATCTTCGTCCACATCCATTAGCAGCTGCTCAGATCTGGAGTGTGACTGCCCTGATACATTTTCATTGTCATCACAGGACCAAGAGTCCACTGAAAGCTGTCCATCTTCTTGTACTTTGGTCTCCAATTGCCCTACCTTTCAGTCCAATGTCTTACCAATGGATCTCAACCTTTCTGCAAGATCGCCTTGCTCTTCTGATGAAGGCTATCCCTCTGCCCCTTGCTCTCCTTCTTCTGACTACACAGAGAGCAAGGTatcagaagaagaaaaatgtaTCAAAGTGGATCTCCTCCATTTTTTAGACTCCATAGAAGAGTTGGGCAAAATGGATCTGTTCTACCGCATTGTTAGGCTGGCACATTGGGAACTGGATGGTGAGCTGATTGTCAGAGATAGATTGGATCACCAGCAGAAGCTTCAGAGGGTCCACAAAGAGGTGAAGTTGGCATATCTTGTGAAACTTCAGGAGGAAGGGTTAGACTTTGACAATGAGGATATCACTGGAGTTTTGGATGAAATGGGCAACATTGATATTCCATGGAATTTGTATAAAAGCAACAAATCAAGTGACTCCCAGGAATTTTCTGATGCAGGGGTAGATCTGACAGCTCCTTCTGACCTTGATGAAACCCCTGCCTCTGATTCACTTGCTTCATCACCATTGGATCCTCCTCCCCGGCCCCCAAAGCCTCCAATGAGGCATGTGAGTGCTCACCTAGAATCACACACTTATGAGAACATAAGTGGACATACCTTCTCAGTCTCATCCACTGACGACACTACTCCTTTCTCTATAAGAGTCCCTGCTCCTACCTTGCCTGCATTGTCATCCTCACCCCCAGCCTTAAAACCTCCtgcccttcctcctcctccatcACAGCCTGTGCCCTACTTCTCCCTAAATACAGAAAGACCTACTCTCACTTCCCCCACCCCACCCATCCCTCCCCCAAGAAGACGTCATAAAGCCCGTCTAGAGGCTCTAAGGCTTGCTGAGCTTGAAAGAGAAAAGACTCCTCTGTCCCTTCCACCACCAACGTCCAGACCTCCTCCATTGCCACCTCCACCTGCAGTGTCCTCGCCTCCGGCTATTCCACCTCCACCATCACTCCCACCCCCTCCATCTTTTCATGCTCTGGATGTGGAAATCAGAAAGTTGCTTGCACTAGCTGGCCTCACCCAAGCTGAATTGCTTAAACTTAGTCCCGAGTTGGGTGTCTGCGTAGATGTAGTCCTGGAAAATGAGCAACAGCCAGTGTCTGATGTCTCTCAGATTGGAGATATCAGTGTAAACAGAACACACAAGGAAGATGGTGTAGATAAGGGGTTGCATTCCAGATTGAGTGAAGGAACCAGATTTGGGAAAGACAGGCCTACAGGTGTAGAGGAATTAGATACTCTCCGTGAAAAGGACGCTTCTAAAGATGAACAGAAAGAAGCAAACAGGACAACATCCTTCACAGAAATGGCAAGACGACGTAAGAGAAATGGTGGAAACTGTAATCATAGCTGCGGTTGTGGTTTTGGATCCAATGTTAGCCTGTCTCCCAACTCATATTACAGCACTGATCTTAGCAATACAAAAATCCCAAATGTTAGCTTTGGGAGTTTTGATTATTCTTCTATGATTTCAGACACCCCTCCTCCACCACCTCCACGACCATTGCCCCCTTGTCCACCAATTGTGTCCAATCCTCCTGAACTTCCCCCTCTTAAGCCATGTACTCTACCTGCCAATGCATCTCGCCCAGATAGATTTGACTGGCTGATAGCCTTCACCCCAGAAACAGAGTCGCCACCTCTTGAGATCCGAAAATTGTCCAATGATGGCACATTGCAAAAAGTCTCAACTTCAGGCTTAAAAGTGACAACCTTTAAAGAATTACGCAACAGAAGCAAACAGAGCTCCACACCAGCTCCTATTCAACCAGAACCCGATCCAACTGTCATCACCCCAGACCCTGATTTCCTGTACAACCTAAAATGGAGACGAGAGAAGAATGATGGGGATGGCTGGGAATATACTTCTCAAGCACAAGCCTCTTTTCTTCAGCCGCCACCCACTCCTGCCTCATTGTCCCTTTTTAGGGAAATGTGCCGCCTGAATATACAAGATGATTGCCCTGCAGAACCCAAAGTGTCCCAACAAATTAGCTGTTCAGTAAGCGAAGGCAGCCTTAGGACTATTTGTGATGAAAGAGATAAAGCTGTTCACACCAAAAAGATGGAAGTCGAAGATGAAGTGGAAGTTAGGGGAACGGCAGATGGAGCATGGACTTTGGAATCCAGGACAACAG CTGTCCGCAGCTTCTCATTTGCCGGCTCTGAGCAGAAGAACAAGGCCTGGATGGGAGATGATGTGAGAACTTCACTGAGTGCTGAAGGGCTGTCTTCTGCATGCCTGCAAGAAAAGAAAA CTCTTGTCAATTCAGTCAGTGTGGCAGTGGAGGCCATTTTGGCTCAGTTCAGTTCGTCCAGGACTGTTGTACAGAAG ttttaCTCGGTAAATAAG ACTCTTTCTGGAGACAGCAGTGTAAATCCCTCTCTGGGTCGTCTGGTACTGCAGTGCCTTTGCCCAGCCCTGCGCAGCCTTCTCTGTGATGGACTCAAGCCCCACCAGAGTGACCTCATTGCAGGCAGAAGGCCTAATTCACCCTGGGGATTGGTTCAGGCCTCCACCAAACCAG GTCCGAGCACACAGGCTTTGCACAACCTCCAGACTAAAGTAGCGGGGCTTCCCCAGCTTAAGCAGAGCAGACACAGGTTCAACGCCTTCCTGTTTGGCCTTCTCAA TGTCAAGCTTCTGGATTACTGGCTTTCACATCTGCAGTCCTGCAGTG ATGTGTTGGAGACATATTATCGCCCCGCTTCCTTCATGCGTCTGTCACTCACTTCTTGCCAGCCTCTTTTTGAGGAGCTTCTCCTCCTACTGCAGCCTCTCTCTCTTCTGACCTTTAACCTCGACCTGCTATTTCAGCATCACCACCTTGACCCCTCGTCCCCAACTCTCACCCCAGCCAGTCACACATCTGATATATATAGCCCGCCAAATGAAGACTTCAGCTTCCACTTGTCACCCAAGGGGATTTTCCAAGGAAGTGGCCATAATCTTGGAAGCGTGTTTGAGCAAGACCATGGCAGTTTGGGTTTAGACACCAACCCTAATTCAGGTCTCACAAGTCATGTTCTTGATGTGTCAGCCTATCGCAATCCAATTTCGCTGTCATCAAGCATCACCAAGGAGGAAGCCAATCCGCCATTGTCATGGTTTAACGGGAATGAGATCTCGGCACCTCTTAATGCCGGAAGCCTTTCCCAGCAGGCAGGCCAGGCTCTTCAGCAAGGGTGGGGGGCAGTGATGCGTTTGGGGGAACGTTTAGGGCAGAACTTTGGTTTGACCACTAACACAGAGGATGTTAAAGGTCCTAACTCACCAGATGACTTCAAGACAGGCTTCTCACTGAACCCAAAAAGTCCAGCTGAAAACAGGCAACAAACAAGAGAGGATCTTTCCTTGTGGGATAGTGGAGCAGCTGTTCCCTGGGGTCTGGGACGGCTCTTTGGAGCTTCTAAGAGCCCCAACAACCCACCAATAAGCAg GCGTCCATCTCAGTGGCTCTCCCCTGGCGCATCTGTCCTTTCTCGCATAGTGAATCTTGGCCAGGGTTCTCCGCCTGAAAAGAAAGAGCTCCAGAGAAGCAAAGATAAGGAAGAAGATGAAAACGAAAAGATTAATGAAACAAGAGATCAGCCAAAGCCCCTGAG GGTGGTCAGAACTCTGTGTGATCACACAGGCACTGGAGCCGAGCTGAGCTTCAGGAAGGGGGAGGAACTTGTTCTGTTGGGAGGTGTGGACCACGACTGGATTCGATGTCGTCAAGGTCACAATGAGGGCCTTGTTCCCATTGGTTATGCTTCACTTATCATGTGA